CCCCGCCTTCGGGGAAGACCATGCTCGACTCCACCGAAAAGCCCGTGTTCTGGTCGAAGAGGACCGTCACGGGTTTGGCCTGCTCGAACAGCGCCTCCTCCATCAGAAATGAGTATCCGTCGATTTCGAAGACCTGATCGCCGGTCTTGTGTTCGTCCAGGGCCAGGCCCAGCCTGGGGCCGCCGCATCCGGAAGCCAGGTATATGCGGATGGGTTCTTTGTCCTTGCCGTTGAAATGCTGGTCCAGCTGCTCTTTGGCCGCCGGTTGGAGAATAAACATAGACGCCTCCTATTTAATGAATAGGGAAATCTTTAATAATTGCCCCTGCCATGTCAAGGAGACGCCACAAAGAAAACGGCCGGACATGGAGATGACCGGCCGCCTGCTTGCTCCCCGAGACGGCGAATGTCAGCGCATGAGGTAGAATCCCAGGTCGGTGTCGTAGCTCCTCTGGTCCGTGAATTGGCACCCGACATAGCGGTCGTTCATGTAGCGGACCCGTACCACGCGGTTTATTTCCGAACGCCGCGAGTCGTCGAGGCGGAAGGTGACATTGAGGAGTTCGTTCTTGTTCAGGCGATGGCCAAGGAGCGTCGTGAAGCCCAGGCCGTTGAGGGACACGTTGTCTACGAGAAAGTCCCCGGTTTCGCCGGTTTCGGTGTTGGTGAAGCTCCCGGCGAGCTGGACGTCCTTGCGGTAGTACTGGCGGCGCTCCGTGGCCTGTTTCTCCTCGCTGAACATCTGGAAGAGGTTGGAGCCGACGTCGCGGAACTTGCGGAAGCCCTGCGGCTCGTTCCGACAGGCTTCACAGATGCCGAGTACCGGCACCACGTCGTCCTGCACGGCCGAGAGGGTTTCCAGGGCCAGGGAAAAGTAGGGCATCTGGCGCGCGGCGGACTGCTGGGAAATCTTGGCGCTCAGGCGGTTGCCGACATCTATGGCCGGCACCTTGAGCGTGTTGGGCATGATCACGGCGAAGGTGTCGGCCTTGATGCGGCAGGGAACGTCGACCTTGCGGATCTCTTCCTTGAGGACCGTGGCCACCAGTTGCAGGACCCGGTCGATGGATATCGTGCCATGGTCCTCGTTGAGCTTGCGCAGGTTTTCTATTTTCAGCAGCACGACGCTGGAGGGGATGCCGTAGCGTTTGCAGACCTCGATCTCGCGTTCCATGTGGCGGTCGAAGGTCCGCTTGTTGGCCAGTCCCGTCAGCAGGTCCGTCTCGGCCATGCGCTTCATGGCCTGGAAGTAGTAGGCCTTCTCCAGCACCAGGGAGATGATTTCGGCCATGGCTGAGAAATCCTGCAGATGCTTGGCGGTGAAGGGTCCGCCGCTGCGCGTGTCGATCATTTCCAGGACGCCGTAGACAGCGTCGCCGCTCTTGAGGGGGACGGCCACGAGACTTTTGCAGCCCTTGGTTTTGGCTGTCAGGAACAGGGCGGGGAACCGGGGGTCGCTGTCGGCGTCCTCGACGAGGAGCGGCTCACCGCCGCTGGCGACCCACCCGGCGACGCCCTTGCCCTTGCGGAGCTTCTTGCCGCCAAGGAGTTCGGCCTTGTCGCCGGCCACGTAGGTGAAGGTCAGGTCGCCGGTTTCAGGCTCAACCAGCAAGGCTGCGAGATGCCTGGGGGCAAAGTAGCGTTCCACGCTGCCGCAGATGTCGCTCAATGTTTTCTGGATGCTGGCCCGATGCGAAGTTCCGCGCGCTATTTCAAGAAGGACTTGAATGCACGAAGAAGCGGTCTGCGATTCCATGGCGTCACTCCTGCGGTACGTCGATATGACTTTATGAATATCTTACTTCCATTGGAGAAAAAGCCTTTCTTTGTCAAATGTCTTTGATGGAGCAGATGGTTACGCTCATGTCGCGGGTTCGTGCCCATGTTTCCAGTGCGGACAGGGTGGCCGGATAAGGGTGCCCTATGGCCACGGCCACTCCGGTGCGCTTGGCCAGGGACTCGGCCTTGCGCAGTTGCAGGAGAATGGCATGTTCCGTCGCTGAATTGTCGAGGAAGATGTGGCGCCTGTAATATCGCATGCCGAGTTTCCTGCTAACCTCGCGCACGCAGCTTTGCGGTGTGGTCAGGCTGTCCAGAAAGAATTTCCCGCGTCCTTTGAGGTGCGCCAGGACCACGGTCATGGCTTTCGCGTCGCTGGTCAGTTTCGATCCCATGTGGTTGTTGACCCCGTCGACTTCCGGCAGTCGGGCCAGGTTGTCGGCCAGGGTCCGCTCCAGCGTCGCCTCCGACATGTTCGTGCGCAGGGTGCCGGGTCCGGAATTGGCGGTCTTGGGGTAGCCGTCGGGTTCGCAGGGCAGGTGCAGAAGGAGTTCGAGCCCCTTTTGCCTGGCCAGGCCGGCCACCTGCCTGGCCTTGGTGTTGTGGGGCAGGACCGAGAAGGTGACCCTGAAGGGCAGCTCTGCCAGGCGCTTGGCCGTGGCCATGCTTTCGCCGAGATCGTCGATGACGATGACCAGCTTCGGCGCGGCGGCTACGGGTTCGCTCGTTTCCGGCGTTTCGGGCGGGAGCGTGAGGGGCAGGAAGAGGTGGTGCGTCGGCTCGCCGAGGATGGAGATCTCGAGGTCCCGGGGGTTGCCGTCGACCGTGGCCAGCGAGGCCTCGGGCTCCAGCTGCGAGATGTTCTGCTTGAGCCGGGCCAGGAAGTCGAAGACGTCGTGCCCCAGCGAAACGGTCAGGTTCTGGTAGAAGAACTCCTGTCCGTTGTGCTCGCGTTCTTCCACGGCCTTGTGGCGCATGACCATGTCCCGGCCGCCCGTCGATTCCAGCGCCAGCAGGATGGCCAAGTCGACGTTGCGGACCCTGGCCTCGAAATCGTCTGCCTGGGCTTCGTATGGCTGTGCGGGGGCCTGTTCAGGAGTCCCGGGTTCGGTGCGTTCCTGGGACGGCGCAGGTTCGCGAGTCGTGCCCGGAACCGTCGGCCGGGTCGGAGTCTGGACAGGGGCGGACCGCTCCACGGGCGGAGTCTGCGGCTTGGCGTCCACGGGCTCGGGGTGGCGCAGGGGCAGGCGCAGCGCAAGAAAAAGGCTCAGGCCGGTCACAAGAATGACGCTTGGCCAGAGGATGGCCCTGAACAGGGAGAATTTCGGGAGGCTGGCCGGAGCCTTTTTCCCTTTTCTTTTTTTGGGAGGCATAGGTCTTCGGAAAAACATCGGGGCGGCATTGGCCGCCCCGATGTCACGTCATGACGATTGGTGAGATCAGTTGGTGAGCTGCATGAACCGAGGCAGGGATTTGACCATGCTCAGGCCCACACGCAGCTGGTTGTCCTTGGCCAAGGCGTCTTTCGCGTCGGTAGCCACGTTCCCCGCCTGATTGTCGCCGTTGGGGTTGTCCAGATGCTTGGCCAGGCTGGACTCCCTGAAATCGACGCCGTCCTCGGCGTTCTCGGTCGCGGCCACGAAGGGCAGTTCCAGATCGGGGTCGATGCCTTCGGCCTGAATGGAACGGCCGTTGGGGGTGTAGTAGAGGGCGATGGTCAGCTTGACCGCCGAACCGTCGGACAGGGGCATGATGGTCTGCACCGAACCCTTGCCGAAGGTCTTCTCGCCGATCAGGATGGCCCGCTTGCGGTCCTGCAGGGCACCGGCCACGATCTCCGAGGCCGAGGCCGAGCCGGAATTGATCAGCACCACCACGGGGCAGTTCACGTCCGTGGACTGCTTCGAGGCCGTTTCATCCTTGCGGCTCTTGGGGTCGCGCCCCTGGGTGTAGACGATGAGGCCGTCGCGCAGGAAGGTGTCGGTCACGGAGATGGCCTGGTTCAGGAGCCCGCCGGGGTTGTTGCGCAGGTCCAGGACGATGCCCTTCAGTTCCCGGTTGGCTGTGTATTCGGCCAGCTTGCGGTGCAGGTCCTCGGTGGTGTTGGCCTTGAAGTCCGTCAGGCGGACATGCAGGTAGCCGGGTTCCAGTTCCCTGGTTTTGACGCTGATGAGCGGGATGGTCCCGCGCACGATGCTGACTTTTTCGGGGGCCTGTGAGTCCTTGTGCAGGATGGTCAGTTCAACGGCCTTGCCCTTGGGGCCACGGATCTTGGACACGGCCTCTTCCAAGGAGATGTCCAGGGCCGAGATGCCGTCGATTTCGAGGATGATGTCCCCGGCCCGCAGGCCGGCCTTGTCGGCGGGGGTGTCCTCGATGGGCGCGATGACGGTCAGGCGCTTGTCGCGCACGCCGATCTGGATGCCGATGCCTCCGAACTCGCCCTGGAACTCCTCCTGCATCATCTTGAACTTGTCGAGGTCGATGAAGGTGGAATGGGGGTCGATGGAGTTGAGCATGCCTTCTATGGCGCCGTGGATGAGGTCCGTGCGGTTGACCTCCTGGACGTAGTTCTTCTCGATCAGGTCGAGAACCTGACTGAACTGCTTCAGGGCCTGGTAGTGGTCCGTGTCGCGGGCCTGGCTGGATGAGACGGTGCCGCAGAGGGCGGCCAGAAGAACAATCGTGCCAAGAAGATGGCTAAGGCGCATGATGTCCTCCCTGAGGGATTGACGGGAAAATGTTCTGTTCACGGGGCGTCAACGGGTGTCGTGCGAACCGGCGCGCAGGGGCGCCGGGCGGACTTACCCCGATTGTAACCATTTCAACGGATTAATGACTTTCTGTTTAAAACGCAATTCGAAATACAGGCCGTCGCCCTTGGCCGCCGGGTAGAAGCCGCACACCCCGATCTGCTGCCCCTTCTCCACCTCCCGGCCGACCGGCAGCGGGGCGTCCGACAGGAATGCGTAGAGGGAGTAGTAGTCCTCGCCGTGGAAGACGATGACCACCTGGCCGAAGCCGCGCAGCTGGTCGTTGTGCACGACCTTGCCCCAGGACACGCTGCGCACGGGCGTCCCCGGCGACAGCGCAAGGCCGATGCCGTTGCTGGCCGGGTTGCCGTCGGGGTTGAAGGACACCACGCGCTTGCCTTTGGCCGGCCAGTCCAGTTTGCCCTGGAGCTTGGAGATCTTCTTTTCGGACTGCAGGCTGATCTGGTGGCGAAGGTTGGCGATGGAGCCCATGAGGCCCTGGATTTCCTTCTCGCTCTGCTGCTTCTGCGTACGCACCTCTGCCAACTGGGTCTCGAAGCGCGATTTGCGCTTCTCAAGCTCGGCCCTGGAGGCCTTGATCTTCTCGACCTGCGCCGCGACGCCGGCCGCACTCTGATCGAGGGCGGACTGCTCGTCGGCGACGGTCTGGCTCTGCCGCTCGATCTCCTCCCGCAGCGTCTGGGCCTGACGATACAGGGCCGTCAGCCATTCGCCGCGACGGTTGGATTCGGCCCACTCGTCGGGGGACGCGAAGCCTTCTTCGCGAGCCGTCAGGTAGATGGGCCAGAGGGTCTGCATCATTTCGGCAAGCCGCCGCGACGTCTTCTCCCGCTCGGACAACAGGGCCGCCAGGCGTTTTGCCCCTTCGGCCTGCTCCTTCTTGAGATCGGCGAGCTCCTTCTGGAGTTTCTCCAGGTTCGCGGCCGCATCCTTGAAAGAGTCTTCGAGCTTGGCCAGGTCCTTGTGCAGGCTGCGTTCCTTGGCCGTCAGGGTTTCAATGTCCTTCTTGCGTTCCGCGAGCTGCTTGCTCTTGGCCGACACCTCCTCCTCAAGGGAGGCGGGTGCGGGCGCCGCGAGCGCGAAGAGCGTGCACATAACCAGGAGCGCGATGGCGCAAGCGCGCAGCACAGGGCGGGAAAACGGCCGTTTCATCGGTTTGCGATGATGCTTTTTCCACCCAAGGTCAAGGGCCTTGCAGGTCCAGAAAGCGGGACAGCGGGCAGGTTCGGCATTTTCCCTCCTTCTTGGCGCACCAGGCCTTGCCCGTGCGCACGATGAGGGCGTGGAACTCGTTGAAGAGGGTCGCGTCCGGGGGCAGGGCGTCCATGAAGATGTCGCGCAGTTCCTCGTAGCCGACATCCTCGGGAACGAGCATGTGGCGGTGAAAAATGCGGCGGGTGTAGGCGTCGACCACGAAGGTGGGGTGCCCCAGGGCGTAGAGCAGGATGGAGTCGGCCGTCTCGGGACCGATGCCCGAGACCCGCAGCAGTGAATCGCGCAGGGCCTTGGTGTCGGCATCGCGCAGCCGCTCCAGGTCCAGGTCGCAGGCGTCCTCGAGGAAATTCAGGAAGTTGCGCAGTCTGACGGCCTTGATGCGGAAGAACCCGGCCGGCCTGATCAGCTCTTCGAGTTCCGTCACGGGCAGGTCGCGCAGCTCTCGGGCGCTCAGGAGGCCGGCTGCGCGGAGGTTGGCGATGGCCTTCTCCACGTTGGACCAGGCCGTGTTCTGGGTCAGGATGGCGCCCAGGGCGATCTCGAAGGGGGTGTCGCCCGGCCACCAGCGGCTGGGGCCGAGGGCTGCGGCCATTGCGTCGTAGTAGGCCAGCAGCAGGCCCCGGCGCTTCATGTCCGGAAGACGAGCAGGGCCCATTCGCCCGAGAACGAAATCTTGGGGGCCGGCAGCCCCTGGCCCATGTAGGCTTCGGCCACGCGGTCGGCCTGCTCGCGCAGGATGCCCGAGAGGACGAGCACGCCCGGTGCGGCCAGACGGCCGCGGATGTCCTCGGCCATGTCGATGAGCGGGTTGGCCAGGATGTTGGCCAGGATGCAGTCGAAGCGGCGGTCGGCGGCGATGGAATCGATGCTTCCGACTCCGAGTTCGAGCCGGTCCTCGACGCCGTTCAGGGCCGCGTTTTCCCGAGCATTGTCCACGGCCACCGGGTCGATGTCCAGGCCCAGGCCCGCGAGGCCGAGCTTCGCGGCGGCGATGCCGAGGATGCCCGAGCCCGTGCCCAGGTCGAGAAAGGTTTGCCCGGCGACGATGATGCCCGCGGACGTCAGGGTGTCCAGGGCGCCCAGACACAGGGCCGTGGTCTGGTGGTGCCCCGTGCCGAAGGCCATCTTGGGTTCGATGACAATGGGCTGGGCGGCCTGGGGTTCGTCCTTGAGCCAGGACGGCACGACCACGAAGCGCGTGCCGACGGGGATGGGCGTGAAATACTTCTTCCAGGCGCTGTTCCAGTCGGCGTTGTCCACGGACGAGGTTTCCAGGGTGATGTCCGGGCAGGCGTCAAGCAGGGCCGCCTCGGTCTCGGCCGACTGCTCCGGCCGGTCGAAGTGCACGGTCAGGCGGCGCAGGCCGTCCTTCAGGCCTTCGTCCTGCCAGCCCCAGGGCGTGTGCATGTACAGCAGGGCGGTGACGAGGTCGTCCCGCTCCGGGGTGTAGGAGATGTCGAGGCGAGTGAGCTTATTTTCCATTTGTTCTGGCCTGATAGCGGGACATGCTCCGCTCGAGTTTGCGGCTGAAGGCGGTCAGCACCCAGCAGATGACGAAGTAAAGGAGCGCGATGGCCAGGAAGATCTCCATGGGCGCCTTCATGGTCCGGGTGTAGATATGCCGCGCCGAGAGGGTCAGCTCGTTGACGTTGATGATCATGGCCAGGGACGTGTCCTTGGTCAGGGACACGAACTGGTTGACGAAGGACGGGATCATGTTCCGCAGGGCCTGGGGCAGGATGACGTGGATCATGGTCTGGGTGTGCGACAGGCCCGAGCCGCGGGCGGCCTCGGTCTGGCCCTTGGGGATGGCCAGGACCCCGGCGCGGACGATCTCGGCCACATAGGCGCTGGTGAAGACGATGAAGGCCGCGATGGCGCTTTCGGTCTCGGGCACGGAGCGTCCCATGAGGATGGGCGCGAAGAAATAGAACCAGAAGATGACCATGAGCAGCGGCGTGCCGCGGATGATCTCGATGAAGACCAGAGCCGGCCAGGACAGCCAGGGCCGCTTGGAGAGGCGCATGAGGCCTACGGCCAGACCGATCCAGAAGGCGCCGAAGATGCCGATGACGGCCATGATGATGCTCATGGCCAGCCCGCCCAGGGGGCCCTGCGGGTAGGCGCCCAGGAGCAGGTAGTCGAAATTTTTCCAGACCACGCCCCAGTTGGAGAAGAGGCCGACGAACCATGTCACGAATGCGTCCATGCTCCCCTCCTATCGGCTGCGCACGTGCAGGCAGCGTTTGTTGTACTGGTTGATGGCCAGGGAGACCAGAAGGGACAGGGACAGGTACATGAGGGTCGAGACGGTGAAGGCTTCGAAGCCGTGGAAGGTGTGGGCCTCGACCTGGCGCGCCATGTAGGTCAGCTCCATGACCCCGATGGTCATGGCCAGGGAGGAGTTCTTGATCAGGTTCAAAAACTGGCTGATGAGCGGCGGAATGATGATCCGGAAGGCCTGGGGCAGGATGACGTAGCCCATGGCCTGCATGAAGCTCAGGCCCGTGGCGCGCGAGGCCTCCAGCTGGGTCTTGGGGATGGACAGGATGCCCGAGCGCAGTTCCTCGGCGATGAAGGCCGCGGTGTAGGTGGACAGGGCGATGACGCCGGTGGCGAACTCGATGTTCTGCCGGTAGAGCCACTCCTTGAAGAAGCCGGGCAACAAGGGGTCCGAGCCGAAGTACCAGAAGAAAATCTGGACCACTAGGGGCGTGTTGCGGAAAAATTCGATGTAGCCCACCGAGAACCAGACCAGCGGCTTGATCTTGGAGAGGCGCATTACGGTCAGGAGCGTGCCCAGGACGAGGGCCAGAACGATGGACAGTCCTGAGAGCTGCAGGGTCACGGACAGCCCGTCGATGAACCATTGCGAGTATTCGCCGGAAAAGATGAGTGGCCAGTTGAACGTGTACTTCATGCGCGCCTGTGCGGTTCTGGGGGGTGATCATGGAAAGGCGGCCGATCCTGCGGATACGGCCGCCTTTTTCGTCAGTGTTTGCGGTCTACGGCCAGATTTCCATGGCCCAGCCGTCCAGCGGGATGGAGAACTTGGTCTCCGGGCCGAACCACTTGTCGTAGATCTTCTGGTATTCGCCGGACTTCCACATCTCCATGAGGGTGATGTTGACGAAGTCGCGGAAGTCGGAGTCGTTTTCGGGCAGGCCGATACCGTAGGGCTCTGCGGCGATGTCCTCGCCGACGATGGCGAAATTCTCCGGGTTGTCGTCGGAGTTGCGGATGCCCAGCAGAATGGGGGCGTCGGTGGTCACGGCCACGACCTTGCCCTGCTTCATGGCCAGGAAGGCCTCGGGGTAGGTCTCGAAGGACACGACTTCACAGGCGGGCTGGGCCTTCTTGACGTTCTGCTCGGAGGTGGAACCCTTGGCCGAGCCGACCTTCTTGCCTGCCAGGTCGGCCACGGACTTGATGCCCGAGTCCTTCTTGACCAAGAGCTTCTGGGCGGCCGGGAAATACGTGATGGAGAAGTCGATCTTCTCTTCGCGATCAATCTTGTGGGTTACGGTGGCGGCGATGAGGTCGATGGCGCCCTGCTCCAGCATGGGGATGCGGGTGGAGGAGGTCACGGGTTTCAGTTCG
This genomic interval from Desulfomicrobium escambiense DSM 10707 contains the following:
- the prmA gene encoding 50S ribosomal protein L11 methyltransferase → MENKLTRLDISYTPERDDLVTALLYMHTPWGWQDEGLKDGLRRLTVHFDRPEQSAETEAALLDACPDITLETSSVDNADWNSAWKKYFTPIPVGTRFVVVPSWLKDEPQAAQPIVIEPKMAFGTGHHQTTALCLGALDTLTSAGIIVAGQTFLDLGTGSGILGIAAAKLGLAGLGLDIDPVAVDNARENAALNGVEDRLELGVGSIDSIAADRRFDCILANILANPLIDMAEDIRGRLAAPGVLVLSGILREQADRVAEAYMGQGLPAPKISFSGEWALLVFRT
- a CDS encoding amino acid ABC transporter permease; the encoded protein is MDAFVTWFVGLFSNWGVVWKNFDYLLLGAYPQGPLGGLAMSIIMAVIGIFGAFWIGLAVGLMRLSKRPWLSWPALVFIEIIRGTPLLMVIFWFYFFAPILMGRSVPETESAIAAFIVFTSAYVAEIVRAGVLAIPKGQTEAARGSGLSHTQTMIHVILPQALRNMIPSFVNQFVSLTKDTSLAMIINVNELTLSARHIYTRTMKAPMEIFLAIALLYFVICWVLTAFSRKLERSMSRYQARTNGK
- a CDS encoding divergent polysaccharide deacetylase family protein, translating into MPPKKRKGKKAPASLPKFSLFRAILWPSVILVTGLSLFLALRLPLRHPEPVDAKPQTPPVERSAPVQTPTRPTVPGTTREPAPSQERTEPGTPEQAPAQPYEAQADDFEARVRNVDLAILLALESTGGRDMVMRHKAVEEREHNGQEFFYQNLTVSLGHDVFDFLARLKQNISQLEPEASLATVDGNPRDLEISILGEPTHHLFLPLTLPPETPETSEPVAAAPKLVIVIDDLGESMATAKRLAELPFRVTFSVLPHNTKARQVAGLARQKGLELLLHLPCEPDGYPKTANSGPGTLRTNMSEATLERTLADNLARLPEVDGVNNHMGSKLTSDAKAMTVVLAHLKGRGKFFLDSLTTPQSCVREVSRKLGMRYYRRHIFLDNSATEHAILLQLRKAESLAKRTGVAVAIGHPYPATLSALETWARTRDMSVTICSIKDI
- a CDS encoding sensor domain-containing diguanylate cyclase, with protein sequence MESQTASSCIQVLLEIARGTSHRASIQKTLSDICGSVERYFAPRHLAALLVEPETGDLTFTYVAGDKAELLGGKKLRKGKGVAGWVASGGEPLLVEDADSDPRFPALFLTAKTKGCKSLVAVPLKSGDAVYGVLEMIDTRSGGPFTAKHLQDFSAMAEIISLVLEKAYYFQAMKRMAETDLLTGLANKRTFDRHMEREIEVCKRYGIPSSVVLLKIENLRKLNEDHGTISIDRVLQLVATVLKEEIRKVDVPCRIKADTFAVIMPNTLKVPAIDVGNRLSAKISQQSAARQMPYFSLALETLSAVQDDVVPVLGICEACRNEPQGFRKFRDVGSNLFQMFSEEKQATERRQYYRKDVQLAGSFTNTETGETGDFLVDNVSLNGLGFTTLLGHRLNKNELLNVTFRLDDSRRSEINRVVRVRYMNDRYVGCQFTDQRSYDTDLGFYLMR
- a CDS encoding ABC transporter substrate-binding protein; this encodes MWKVALLMVVASFFLGLPGAFAGKLDEIKARGALIAGVKDSQPPFGYVDENTKQLVGFEPDLCAAMAAKLGVKLELKPVTSSTRIPMLEQGAIDLIAATVTHKIDREEKIDFSITYFPAAQKLLVKKDSGIKSVADLAGKKVGSAKGSTSEQNVKKAQPACEVVSFETYPEAFLAMKQGKVVAVTTDAPILLGIRNSDDNPENFAIVGEDIAAEPYGIGLPENDSDFRDFVNITLMEMWKSGEYQKIYDKWFGPETKFSIPLDGWAMEIWP
- a CDS encoding amino acid ABC transporter permease, coding for MKYTFNWPLIFSGEYSQWFIDGLSVTLQLSGLSIVLALVLGTLLTVMRLSKIKPLVWFSVGYIEFFRNTPLVVQIFFWYFGSDPLLPGFFKEWLYRQNIEFATGVIALSTYTAAFIAEELRSGILSIPKTQLEASRATGLSFMQAMGYVILPQAFRIIIPPLISQFLNLIKNSSLAMTIGVMELTYMARQVEAHTFHGFEAFTVSTLMYLSLSLLVSLAINQYNKRCLHVRSR
- a CDS encoding S41 family peptidase, producing the protein MRLSHLLGTIVLLAALCGTVSSSQARDTDHYQALKQFSQVLDLIEKNYVQEVNRTDLIHGAIEGMLNSIDPHSTFIDLDKFKMMQEEFQGEFGGIGIQIGVRDKRLTVIAPIEDTPADKAGLRAGDIILEIDGISALDISLEEAVSKIRGPKGKAVELTILHKDSQAPEKVSIVRGTIPLISVKTRELEPGYLHVRLTDFKANTTEDLHRKLAEYTANRELKGIVLDLRNNPGGLLNQAISVTDTFLRDGLIVYTQGRDPKSRKDETASKQSTDVNCPVVVLINSGSASASEIVAGALQDRKRAILIGEKTFGKGSVQTIMPLSDGSAVKLTIALYYTPNGRSIQAEGIDPDLELPFVAATENAEDGVDFRESSLAKHLDNPNGDNQAGNVATDAKDALAKDNQLRVGLSMVKSLPRFMQLTN
- a CDS encoding murein hydrolase activator EnvC family protein encodes the protein MKRPFSRPVLRACAIALLVMCTLFALAAPAPASLEEEVSAKSKQLAERKKDIETLTAKERSLHKDLAKLEDSFKDAAANLEKLQKELADLKKEQAEGAKRLAALLSEREKTSRRLAEMMQTLWPIYLTAREEGFASPDEWAESNRRGEWLTALYRQAQTLREEIERQSQTVADEQSALDQSAAGVAAQVEKIKASRAELEKRKSRFETQLAEVRTQKQQSEKEIQGLMGSIANLRHQISLQSEKKISKLQGKLDWPAKGKRVVSFNPDGNPASNGIGLALSPGTPVRSVSWGKVVHNDQLRGFGQVVIVFHGEDYYSLYAFLSDAPLPVGREVEKGQQIGVCGFYPAAKGDGLYFELRFKQKVINPLKWLQSG
- a CDS encoding endonuclease III domain-containing protein; its protein translation is MKRRGLLLAYYDAMAAALGPSRWWPGDTPFEIALGAILTQNTAWSNVEKAIANLRAAGLLSARELRDLPVTELEELIRPAGFFRIKAVRLRNFLNFLEDACDLDLERLRDADTKALRDSLLRVSGIGPETADSILLYALGHPTFVVDAYTRRIFHRHMLVPEDVGYEELRDIFMDALPPDATLFNEFHALIVRTGKAWCAKKEGKCRTCPLSRFLDLQGP
- a CDS encoding IscA/HesB family protein; the encoded protein is MFILQPAAKEQLDQHFNGKDKEPIRIYLASGCGGPRLGLALDEHKTGDQVFEIDGYSFLMEEALFEQAKPVTVLFDQNTGFSVESSMVFPEGGGCSSCGCGGSCS